Sequence from the Miscanthus floridulus cultivar M001 chromosome 16, ASM1932011v1, whole genome shotgun sequence genome:
CTCATGCCGGCCTCGGCCTCTTCGGCTCCGCCAAAGGCCGCCGCCGTACACGGAGGATGCGAGAATCCTTGACGTTTGCGACATCTATTGTTCGGACGTGAAAGACCATACCATTCTAATGTAGCCAGGACGATTATTATCCGGCTATCCAGGCAATAGTAAGAAGAAATAATTGAAGATTTAGCGTCGAAGACTCCTTCGGACGATAAATATGAAGGACACTCTCTACGTGCTATAAAGCGAGACGTCGGACGCATGCATACAGCATCGAGCAACCAAGCATCGCGTCGAAGACCACCAACCTCAGACACCGCACTCTCATCCACCACCTACTCCACCAACTCTCTActcacacatacaccatgaagacatgatctcagaaggactctgagaatcatccacctgTAATAGTAACACACCGCCTACCTAGTAGCCACTCCAccgttgtaaattagagaataaaggaggtccccgTGATCCTCCTGCGCTTGTAAgataatccctaaggtttgtgctaagtgcttgagGTTTTTCAAAAAGGAAaaccgtatgtaagcttgctctgtgaaaatgaattaagctttcttGTTTTAATCCCTGCCgtcctttaagctcgttcatatgggacGATGTCTCTGTGCTAgagaccctagaggagaaactttGCTACTTTATATTATTATTACCCGAGAACTTGAATGGAttcgaaattcaaattttaagatTTTGAGTTACTATTCATAGCACTATTTGAATTCGCTTTCACTATTTAAATTCACGGCTACTATTCAAATTCAGCATATATGAATAGGGCGCGCAGCACTCACCCAGGAGTGGCTCAGGCACCCAACCACTTTACTATTCAAGGCACGGGGCCTCTGCAAATATGGTGGTATGTCACTTTCGCGATTAGTTACGCACGCAATTAGTGAATATGAGTATGTGGATAAGTATTTCTTAGGATCTTTTGTAGGCTGGCGATACCAACagttcagccggtcgtgcgactatacttgtgacagtcctactcggtactcaccgtatgcatcacttgCTCGCTTCGGAACCAGGCTAACCCGGCCTCCTCCCTCGCTATCCACAGCCACACACACatgactcaggctctatcgtcttcTCAGGCAGTTCCATCTGAAGagaacacttctctgcgcacatagggttctctacaaacgccgctaccagggctaacacgagaacaacacacgcaaatgtttctcctctagggtctctagcatagagacatcgcctcatatgaacgagcttaaaggaaaGCAGGGATTAAAAtaggaaagcttaattcattttcacagagcaagcttacatacggttTTCCCTTTTGGAAAACCCCAAACatttagcacaaaccttaggaaTTACCTTACAAGCGCGGGAAGATCACGGGGACCttctttattctctaatttataaCGGTAGAGTGAATACTAGGTAGACGATGTGTTACTATTACAGGTGGATGATTCTCGGAGTCCTTCTGAGATCATGTCTTAATGGTGTATGTGTgagtggagagttggtggagtgggtggtggatgagagtgcGGTGTCTGAGGCTGGTGGTCTTCGGTGCGATGCTTGGTTGCTCGATGCCGAATGAATGCGTCCGACGTCTCGTTTTATGGCACGAAGGGAATGTCCTTCATACTTATCATCTGAAGGAGCCTTCGAGGCTAAGTCTTCAATTATTCCTTcttactgttgcctggacagTTGGACAATAATCGTCCTGGCTACAGTAGAATGACTGAGCCTGGCCTATTGGCTCGTATCAGACTCCTACGTATCAGACTCAGCATGGTGATGGTGACTCGTATCAGACTCCGATTAGGCTTTATACGAAGGGGAGCGCGCACACCAGGGAAGTTGGACGAAACCCCTTTCAATTTTTAGGTGGTATATATATGGTAGTAGATTTTGCCCCAAATTTGTGATAGTCTAAAAATGTGGTTTACACTAAACTTGCTATTTTCGCCACAATTGTACTACGTTATCATTTTTATATGTCAAACTGTATTTTTAGCTCCCTAAAAGTCTAAAAAATTAATTTTTATACTAAATTAGCTAATTTTACCATAATTGTCCCATATTCTCATGAAACTGTTTTTTTAGCTCCCTATAAATGCTGAAAACACGTTCGTGTACCTTACCGTACATAGCGGATATACACGGTGCTAGAAATTTGCACAAAGCATTTTTAAATTTTATTTTGTCCCAAGTTTGTGATAGCCTAAAAAATGCGGTTTATACTAAACTTGCTAATTTTGCCACAATTGTACTATTTATCATTTATATTTGTCAAACTGTATTTTTAGCTCCCTAAAAGtctaaaaaaataatttttatactaAATTTGCTAATTTTACCACAATTGTCCCATATTCTCGCCAAACTATTTTTTTAGCTCCCTAAATGATGAAAACACGTTAGTGTATCTCACTAAGGCGCTAAGGGTGTATTTGGATGGAACCCTAGAAAAACTGCATGGCCCAAATGGCCCAAGGTTGGATGTTGTTGCCTAGCCCAAGCAGCAATCTCGGGACACCAACCCATAGGCCCTAAGTGTCGTTTGAGGATGGGATGAGCCAAACAAAGGCTCATGATGACTTCAACTAAGTCATTAGTTGGATGGGTCAAGCCCTTGCTCCAGAGGCCACTCATGGCTCGAGGGATCTTGGTAGGGGTGGGGGAAAATTCACCCAAATTGGTAAGAACTGATTAAACAAAAAAAATCGGTTAACCAATTTTTTTACACTTCTATATTCTAGGTGTCGGAATTCTAAGATGATTTCATACAGCACTCTTGTATCACCCAACTAGTACAAGTAAATTGTTACTTTTATGATTTGTTATAGGTGCATGCATACGCAGGTGTTTCAAGTCCTGTCGAGTCACATGGGGTGTCGTGTCGTGTCAGTCAATGTTGTGTCTGACGGTTTTGGACCCGGTGCGCGTTATTGTTATCGCCCTGGTCGTTTCACTGAAATTTGGctgctgctgatgctgatttcttatgagagaaaaacaatattccttcgctgaaaagtactactgAAGTAGTGCTGAAGAACCAGGCCTATGTGTGTGTCTCAGTGCACTAGACGTGTTTGATGTTATCGTTTGGGGACGGGTAGCAGGCGCGGGCGTCCGGACATCCGGACGCTAGCCACTCCGAAAAGAAAATGGACTGGGCCCCTCAAATTGTATCCTCTGATGATTTTCTTTTTTTCAGCAAGCTCGACCGGGCAGCTATACACTACTGGAATCGCACGATTTGCCTAGTGCCGCAGACACTAGGCAAAGGCCtagaaacactaggcaaacagtttgcctagtgtcacacTAGGCAAACAAGGGTCGGCAGAGGCGGACTAGGCAAagagcactttgccgagtgtcaaacctcggacactcggcaaagtgtttgcctagtgtcaagGACACCACTCGGCAAAAGTATTCCACTGACGGTGGAAATCGTAACGGACGttttgcctagtgtcggaggtctgacactcggcaaagtatgcaaggtttgcctagtgccaggcgtccgacactaggcaaatatgtcaagctttgcctagtgtcaggccgCTTACACTAGGCAAAGCCTGTTCCCAGGTGTGCCACGTGTAACCCCTTTGCCTGCCACGTGTAAcccctttgcctagtgtcagacccctgacactaggcaaagtaaccagaagctgaatttttttttgattattccatttgcgacacaaatataaatcatattcaaacaccacaaatatatcacatgaatcataaataagaaccacatgttcacatatatcacatgttcataccaaaagtccaaatgtgccacaagttcacaagttcataagtgcacaaccaaatttcttaacaaagtTCACAACAAGCGTCTGATGTCTCGTACTCCTACCGTCTACCAACTGAACCATGGCAGCATCCTCCAGCCGGCTACAGAGTGCCGAGGCAGCGCCAGTGATCCTCCGTGAAGGCCGCGTCGCGGTGGCGGAACGCGGCCTCGGCAGACACGAGCTGCACGTCACGGTGGCGGAACGCGTCGCGGTGGCTTCTTCTTGGCAAGTCACAGACCTGATAGGCATAGGAGTCAACTATCAGAAAGGAGAACATGGTAGATCTATAGGCAGTAGGGACAAACATCTCTATAGCCACACTTCCTACAAAATACATGAAATCATCAAGAACTATCGATTTTTATACATGAAAATCTTGCTTCTTATGGGTTGAAAACATGTGCCACCTCGCACATTCTCACTACACATATACAAGTAACCAAAGTATAAAGTTCTGAACTACAGATAAGCTGCAGGCTGTGCACCTCCACCCTACAGATACCACATTGACTATGTAGAGTCCGAACTTATAGAAGGATTTGAAATACAGTTGGTCAGCTTGCATTGGGGACAAGCAAGCAAGAACTAGTGGTTTTAGCAGAAGGATGCAATCCTCATTCACTTGCATCTTCTCTTACGAAGCAAGCTATGGATTTGAAGTTTACCGAAATTATCTAGACAGGCTTCAATTTTTCAACAGGAATTTTACATACATAGCTAAACTCAACTCGTGTTTTTTAAGCACCTCAATTTCACAGTAGTAGTGAAAGCTTCAATTTTTCAGCAGGAATTTTACATACTACATAGCTAAATAGTTTATTAGCATAGCCTACTTTGCATGCTCATGCCATTGATGCCAAGGAAGTTGACTACAGTTTTCAACTGGATTTTTATTTATAATATGTCAAATTTCAGACTAAGTATGGACAGCTATGCAGATGCCAAACTATTAAATACGGAGATATGCATCTTCAAGAAAGATGTGAGTGAATAAACAAATGATAGAAAGATGCCAAACAATCATTCATGTGCAGCTCTAAAATTTCAACCAAGATGGAAATCATTATTATAAAGTAAAGCATTAATACATCCCTGCTACATACTATGTCATCCAGTATACGGTCTGAGCCAGATGCAATGTCTGCAGTACAGCAAAAAATTCAGAGAGATAACTAACCAGCACAAAAAAAGAAGCAATTTCCTGGAGACTGTCAATGTTGTGCAGTCACATTTTACGCTGAAGGTTCCCAGTTATTGAAACTAACCTTCAGAAATAGCAATTCCACAAACGGAATTCCCAGTTAATAATATAGTGGCTGAATTTATGTGCTTCCTAATAAAGTCGAACACCTGCGATCTGCCAATGGGCCAATAGAAGTTTCTCTGTGAGGAAAACAAAAGGAATACATTGGTAATAACAATTTAAGAAAGAAATCTTCAGTCTCTAATTACACATAATGAAATGCTACTAGCTAAAAGGAATCTTCAGTCTCTAATAGCTAACTACATATTGATTTCATCCCCAGCCGGCAAATAAGCAACCATCTTGTTAGTATTTATTTATCTTGGTATACAAGGCAGCACACAAACATTTGATTTGTCACATGTAATAAGAGTCACTGAAGACATTCTTAAAAATATGCACGCCAATAGAAAGTTCACTCTGTAGTACTTGAATGCAGTCTGCATTCAACATTCAGTCATCATTATCTAATTTTAGAATACTGAAACATCAACCAAGCCATCACTATCTGCTTGAGAATACTAGATTCACTACTTCTAGTAATTATGGGCAAAGAAACATGGATACTTACCCACCAGCACCTGTACTTACGCCACTTCTCGGAATTCCATCAAACACTTGGGCTGCATCCTGTACGAACCTTCCTTCCTTGGTATTCATCTGAACCACCGGCACACCACCACCACAAAACAcgaaatcaacaagcgaacaaCCAAATCAGGCATCTGTATGTGCGAAAGGTGGTGGGAGAGGACCGGATCTGAAGGAATGTGTACCTCGCCATCGCGCCATAAGGGTACCTTGGCCGCCGTTGGAGGGAGGAGCTCAACCCGTGCAGACCTAGACGGACCTCTGATGTTGGGGCAATGGTGGGACGCGACGCCTGGAGCAGTAGGGTCGCCGGGTTGGGTCGGGCAACGAACCACCTCCTCCCCCCTCCGCTTGTGCCTCGCCTACAGGATGCGTGGCGGCGACGTCCACAGATGTGGATCTGGGCAGCCACTAGTTGAGATGCGATGCGACGGTCCGACTTTGATCTGCTGCCGGTGAAGGCGACCTTGTGGGCGGCGGCGCGGCTAGGGACTGGGGAGGAGCCGTGACTCTGTGAGGGCGGCGGTGCGCATGTGCGGTAGAACAGGGCCGGTGCGCCGGGTTTGGCCGTGCCGGAGGGGAGCCCATGGGGACGGCCGCTGACGCCGCCGCGGGGGGTGCGGCCGTGGGGACGGCCGGCGGCGGGGAGGCGAAACCCTAGGCTCCCCCATGGGGACGGCCGTGGAGGTCGcgtcgagagggagagggagagggagcgaaGGGAAGAGAAAGAGAGGGCGACGGGCCGGACGAGGCAAACCGAATTTTATTGTGGTTCGGTATTTGTAGTGGTGGTTGGTGattcagccgcctctataaatggacatggtaggggcggctagtattaccagccgcctctataaatccaatccatttgtaggaacggctcgtatcaccagccgcctctattgTTCTATTTCTAGGGGTGGCTGGTCTCTGGGCTACGAGcgcgtcactgtaggggcggctccatcaccagccgcccctacaaaaaatttgccTCGTTGCTGTAAAATGTTTTTCACGTAgtgcagtttgcctagtgtctagctggcacactaggcaaacttattttttttttcaattttggtCTTCAAACTTTTTATCGAGCCTCCCTACATAAAATGAGACTACATGTTGAAAGTTGgcacaattttatgaaattttgctatatttctttagtttattaatttctttgattttttcaacaaatgcaaatttgaactgcaagtgtgtcGAATAATGAcaattcatgaatgcaaaaatgatattcatgttagtaagtgttagttgaggccgtatccagaaacagaccaaaaaattcacacatcttcacgtcgagacatgaccacgaacttgcgagcaaatagtttttaaattctattaaatgaaaacggagtctgaaattcatgaaacttgtcgacaagtcaagatatcgcatgtgggtgccatgataaaaatttaaaaagatttcgagcacatcgtcacgtatgatgcttagaaaccctaacatctccacatgtgatgttAGGAACCCTAACATACACCATGAAGACATGATCTCAACCTGTAATAGTAACCCACCGCCTACCTAGTAGCCACTCCACCGAAAGCACCTGCCAGAATGCAAAATGGAGAAAATACGGAAATGTTGTTCCACAGCCGTGCTCCTCCAAATACAAGGGCACCGTTGGACTCCTGTTGGAGTTCCTGTTGTCTTCACACTCGTGGGGTTCCTGGTAACTATAGAAACCTGCAATTCGTTGTGCTGGTCAGTGTATTTGTGATTTGGTTCACGTAACACCCATGTATAATGCATTTTATAGAAACCAAACCGCAGCCACATGGGGCCTCATTGGTTGGGGGAATATGGTCCAACCAGGACCCGAAGATGCAGAAGTTGAATGTTTGGTTACCTGAAAAGGCCGCAGGGCTAGTCCAGCGGATGCAAAGGCGGCCTCCCGGCCAGGCTCCGCGGAAACGGAAATAAAATCACGCCCATGCTGACATGGCGCTTGAATTTGAGAATCCAGCTTTGGTGGTGATTTGGTTACAGCATTTCACGTCATTTTTCTTAGCTTGGAAGCATACTGTAATAGCAAGCAATTTAACTTAAAACTCAACTTATTTATACATGAAGAGATAAAAATATATGTTAATTTAGTAGGGTTTCAAGTTGGACAATATAAATAGGCAGCGTTTCAAACCTGCTTTTCaagaaaatgattttttttttccgaTTGCTCTCCATAACTCAAATTGTGCATAATAAGAAAGTAAGAAAATAGTAAAATTTGTTTTAAAGCGTATACGCTCAGTGCACAACCAAATGGTACCACAGTAGGAGAGCATATCACGTTGAGGAGAAAAAAATGCGTACAcgaaaaaaaaaaagtaaatccATTGGACCCACCAAACCCAAAAATGGCCTTCCGGTAACCTCACTAGCGGTGGACTCAAAGTCACCTGCAACATAGAAGTTGTGAACAAACTATGTTTCGAGACTTTTGATACCACAAAAGGTCGATCTTTGGTTCATCCGATCAGAAAAGAAAAGGTGAAAAAAAAGGAAACTCGATGAACCTATTAGTTCACTGACAGTCTGAAACGCACGAAACGAAGCCGGAAGAAAACCAGGTCCTTTCTGTACACAACACAATGCGTGCAACGGAGCTTTTGACCAATCGTGTCAGCTCGCATGTCAGCATGTGCATCCACTAGCTAGCACACAAGTGTCACCGCTGTCACAGGCTCACAGCTTGCACCGGAGCCCAAAGCTGCTCAGCAGCTTTCTTAGGCATCTCTTGGCCCGCGACTCGCGGCGCATGGGCCCGCCGTTCCCGCGCGTCtctgccacgccgccgccgccggagaagATCGCCCGGAGGCGACCGAAGTGCGTGCTTCTCCCCTCATACGCCACCGCATCCGGGTTCTCCTGAAACCGCCGTGGAAATCAAGTAGGTCATTAGGAGAAGATCATCCGGGTGATACATGCGTACGATCGATCAACTCAGCAGCAGGCATGCAGCAATCCGCACGTAGCGCTTCTACTCGGCCTCCTTGGCGACGACGACCCGGCGGCGCGCGTCGTAGGTGAACCGGGGGTGGTCCTTGATCCGGCTGACGGCGTCGAACTCGCGCCGGAGCTCGGCCAGCCGCCGCTGCAGGTCCTCGACGGGGAACGCGGGCCCGGCGGCCGCGTTGAGCTCGGCGCGGATGGCAGACCAGTCGTCCGCGGTGAGgtcgcccacgccgccgccgccgcgcgttcGCCGCAGCAGCAGAAGGTCCAGGAGCTTGGCGTCGTGCTGGGCCGTCCACACGTCCACGTGCAGCCGCGACAGGATCTTGCGGAGCGACCGCCGCGACACCGGCGGCCTCGTGGTCTTGacgacggccgccgccgccgccgtggtcgTCGCCGTCTTCGAAGCGCATCACCAGCTGCTGGTCAATCATCAGTAGCTGGCTCACGGTCGTGACTGGCTGCTCTGGCTGCGTTTGCACGTTACGCATCTCCTGCCTTCCATGGCGATGGAATGGTCAGTTGGTCACGCAAGCGTGAAGCGTGTGTGTACCGAAACTAGCAGCGAGCACGTACTGTGACTGCGAGGCGTCGTCGGCGTGGAGGCGGAGGCTAAGGAAGACGACGGGGCCGTGGCGCACGCCGTAGTGCGCGACGGGGAGGCCATCATCGTCGAGGTGTCGGCCGGCGAAGAA
This genomic interval carries:
- the LOC136514098 gene encoding uncharacterized protein, whose protein sequence is MNTKEGRFVQDAAQVFDGIPRSGVSTGAGGSQVFDFIRKHINSATILLTGNSVCGIAISEDIASGSDRILDDIVCDLPRRSHRDAFRHRDVQLVSAEAAFRHRDAAFTEDHWRCLGTL